From Cryptosporangium minutisporangium:
GCACGGAATCGTCGTCGCCGAGAACGTCGTCGGCGTCCTCCTCGTCGAGGAGCTCCGAGCCGTCCGCGGCGAACATGTCGTCCTCGTCGGTGAAGAGGAAGCCGTCGAGGTCGAGCACCCGCTCGCCCGCGTCGGTCACCCCGTCGGCGTCCACGTCCGCCGCCTGGACGAACCACTCGCGGGCCTCGTCCGGACGCCCGGCGGCGAGCAGCAGCTCCGCGTAGGCGTACCGCAGCCGCGCCAACCACGACACGGTGCGCTGGGTCCGCAGCTCCGGCACCTCGAGCGACGCGATGGCCCTCTCCAGGTCTCCCTGGTCCTGCCGCGCGCCGGCGGCCACGATCAGCAACTCGGCACGGGTCTCGGTGTCCAACCCGGCTGCCTCGGGGCTCCCGGCCAGCTCGATCGCCTTCTCGGGACGCCCGAGGGCCCGCTCGGAGTCGGCGATCACCGCCAGGTGAACGTCCGACCCGGTGAAGCGCCGGAAGGCCCGCAGCTCCGCGATCGCCATGCGCCACTCGCCTGCGTGATACGCGGCCAGGCCGACCGCTTCCCGCACCGACGCCACGCGTGCGGCCTGCAGACGGGCCGCCTGCGCGTGCTCCAGCGCACGAGCCGGGTCCGAGTCGAGGAACCGGCCCGCGGCCACGAGGTGGCGGGCGACGGTATCGGCCGCGCCCTTCGGCAGCGCACGGAGTTCGGCGCGGACGTCACGGTCGAGGTCGCGCACCTCGATGTCGGCGGGGATGTCGGGGCCGACCGGCCGCGGACGTCCCGTCGCCCCCACCACGATCGGCCCGCTCGACCCGGGTCGCGTGGGCCGACCCGACGACGGCCGCCCGGAGCCACCTCGGCTGTCGGGGCGCCCCGGCCGCTGCCGGTCGCCGTACGAACCGCGGTCACCCCGCGGCGGACGGTCCCCGCTGTAGGCCGGCCGATCACCGCGACCACCACGGTCGCCACCAGCGGCGGGGCGGTCGCCACGCGGCGGACGGTCGCCGTAGGACGGCCGGTCTCCACGGGCGGGCCGGTCGTCGTAGGATGGCCGGTCGCCACGCGGCGGCCGATCGCCGGACGGGCGGTCGCCACGGGCGGGGCGGTCGCCGTAAGACGGGCGGTCCCCTCGGGCCGGCCGGTCACCGTACGAGGGCCGGTCACTACGCGGCGGCCGGTCACCGGAGGAGGGACGGTCACCACGCGGGGCGCGGTCGCCGTAAGACGGACGGTCACCACGCGGGGCGCGGTCGCCGTAAGACGGACGGTCGCCACGGGCAGGCCGGTCACCGGAGGACGGACGGTCGCTTCGCGACGGCCGGTCGCCGTACGAGGGACGATCACCGCGGGAGCCGCGCTCACCACCGGTCGATGGGCGCTCACCCCGCGACGAACGGTCGCCGTAGGACGGTCGATCGCCACGCGGCGGTCGGTCGCTCGAGGAGTTCTGGTCCCCGCCGCGGTAGGACGGTCGGTCACCGCGCGAGTTGCGGTCGCCGTGGGACGGGCGGTCACCCGAGGAGTTCCGG
This genomic window contains:
- a CDS encoding tetratricopeptide repeat protein — protein: MVGATGRPRPVGPDIPADIEVRDLDRDVRAELRALPKGAADTVARHLVAAGRFLDSDPARALEHAQAARLQAARVASVREAVGLAAYHAGEWRMAIAELRAFRRFTGSDVHLAVIADSERALGRPEKAIELAGSPEAAGLDTETRAELLIVAAGARQDQGDLERAIASLEVPELRTQRTVSWLARLRYAYAELLLAAGRPDEAREWFVQAADVDADGVTDAGERVLDLDGFLFTDEDDMFAADGSELLDEEDADDVLGDDDSVRAADEDDVVEPDTLAAGRSELVDEEDADDDASALASEQDGVGTAADTEDAVGDDATASAADDDLLEGKTGEAEDDLVEGPTDGADDLVEGPTDGADDLVEGPTDGADDLVEGPTDGADDLVEGPTDGADDLVEGPTDGADDLVEGPTDGADDLVEGPTDGADDLVEGPTDGADDLVEGPTGGELAVAVPEAVFVGAATDESDDEDADDDVPGGSGADGDSSSAGTGPALPPDRAVPSPTASFSHGENHDGGDGRAG